The following proteins come from a genomic window of Kitasatospora sp. NBC_01246:
- a CDS encoding GNAT family N-acetyltransferase → MTPTTAARPAVPEDADELLRLRVAVLDGGPLTDEWRNTFRDDMRERLNTDPNLLAYVVPTESGLAACAIGIVYRGYLGPAFPTGLWGRIHTVVTDPAHQRRGHGRAVTTALVEALKDRGCGSVELRATAAGAGLYRTLGFEPLDGFMTLRPGPGGWAR, encoded by the coding sequence ATGACCCCCACCACCGCCGCCCGACCCGCCGTCCCCGAGGACGCCGACGAACTGCTGCGCCTGCGCGTCGCCGTCCTGGACGGCGGCCCGCTCACCGACGAGTGGCGCAACACCTTCCGCGACGACATGCGCGAGCGCCTGAACACCGACCCGAACCTGCTCGCCTACGTCGTCCCCACCGAGAGCGGCCTCGCCGCGTGCGCCATCGGCATCGTCTACCGCGGCTACCTCGGCCCCGCGTTCCCCACCGGCCTGTGGGGCCGCATCCACACCGTGGTGACCGACCCCGCCCACCAGCGACGCGGACACGGCCGGGCCGTCACCACCGCCCTCGTCGAAGCCCTCAAGGACCGCGGCTGCGGGTCCGTCGAACTGCGGGCCACCGCCGCCGGCGCGGGCCTGTACCGCACCCTCGGCTTCGAACCCCTCGACGGCTTCATGACACTGCGACCCGGCCCCGGCGGGTGGGCGCGGTGA
- a CDS encoding NUDIX hydrolase, whose translation MIDFGELTALAAREGRERIGVGVVVRDASGRILLIRRAPHDALPGLWEYPGGGRDDGEGVEEGAARELAEETGLAGLPLEYLRHLDFTNQSGRRVRQFVFTSTVPDGTPVALSADHDDHQWADANSLPPTGDGQREVIEWLTRRLAIPGWRPVGGYLTTIARPTAYGSFLITDPQGRILGMRSTINPTVWNFPGGNVEHGRTPFATALIEGMEELGLDLAAENPEVTAQRRLVAVIHEQAGTEYPVPVCGYVFDGGVLTPEQQARIRLDPAEHTEWRFETAHDWRALMDPDRYQRLRQVLRAHRSGLTLYLERPAPPDDDFEGVLVLVTDPAGRLLMNLREDRPGPWPGYWTPIGGWREGRETAEETAAREVAEEAGITVSDLRPLPGPHHDLGLPLTQVLHAVWTGPESDLQLGDEGLAVRMVPLDEVPLLKVPPYMQHYLPLLAASADRIAGGTA comes from the coding sequence GTGATCGACTTCGGTGAACTGACCGCATTGGCCGCCCGCGAGGGCAGGGAGCGGATCGGGGTCGGCGTGGTGGTCCGCGACGCCTCGGGCCGAATCCTGCTGATCCGCCGGGCCCCGCACGACGCCCTGCCCGGCCTGTGGGAGTACCCCGGTGGAGGCCGGGACGACGGCGAGGGCGTGGAGGAGGGCGCGGCCCGGGAGCTGGCCGAGGAGACCGGGCTCGCCGGCCTGCCGCTGGAGTACCTGCGGCACCTCGACTTCACCAACCAGTCCGGGCGGCGGGTGCGGCAGTTCGTCTTCACCAGCACCGTCCCCGACGGCACCCCGGTGGCCCTCTCCGCGGACCACGACGACCACCAGTGGGCGGACGCGAACTCCCTGCCGCCCACCGGCGACGGGCAGCGGGAGGTGATCGAGTGGCTCACCCGCCGCTTGGCAATCCCCGGCTGGCGGCCGGTCGGCGGCTACCTCACCACCATCGCCCGTCCCACGGCCTACGGCAGCTTCCTGATCACCGACCCGCAGGGCCGCATCCTCGGCATGCGCTCGACCATCAACCCGACGGTGTGGAACTTCCCCGGCGGCAACGTCGAGCACGGTCGGACACCGTTCGCCACCGCGCTGATCGAGGGCATGGAGGAGCTGGGCCTCGATCTCGCCGCCGAGAATCCCGAGGTGACCGCCCAGCGGCGCCTGGTCGCCGTCATCCACGAGCAGGCCGGTACCGAGTACCCGGTGCCGGTCTGCGGCTATGTCTTCGACGGCGGCGTCCTCACCCCCGAGCAGCAGGCGAGGATCCGTCTCGATCCGGCCGAGCACACCGAGTGGCGGTTCGAGACCGCCCACGACTGGCGCGCGCTCATGGACCCGGACCGGTACCAGCGGCTCCGGCAAGTGCTGCGCGCCCACCGCTCCGGTCTCACGCTCTACCTGGAGCGCCCCGCACCGCCCGACGACGACTTCGAAGGCGTCCTCGTCCTCGTCACCGACCCCGCAGGCCGGCTGCTGATGAACCTGCGCGAAGACAGGCCCGGCCCCTGGCCCGGTTACTGGACGCCGATCGGCGGCTGGCGCGAAGGCCGGGAGACGGCCGAGGAGACCGCTGCGCGCGAGGTCGCCGAGGAGGCCGGGATCACCGTCTCCGACCTGCGGCCCCTCCCCGGCCCGCACCACGACCTCGGCCTCCCGCTCACCCAGGTCCTGCACGCCGTCTGGACCGGCCCCGAGAGCGACCTCCAACTCGGCGACGAGGGCCTGGCCGTGCGCATGGTCCCCCTCGACGAGGTGCCGCTGCTCAAGGTCCCGCCCTACATGCAGCACTACTTGCCGCTGCTCGCCGCCTCGGCCGACCGGATCGCTGGGGGGACCGCGTGA
- a CDS encoding ABC transporter ATP-binding protein has protein sequence MKTRPTKPPADESVSDSEQFLFGGRLRYDYGFTHHEQTMLKIDFLTVARQIPRLLRTALRLAWQADRTALVVIAVAEIGRALAAAFGLLATSRALASLFASGSADQLLRAALPAALAVGGASALSALLGIASSWAGGRLEPKTERAATVAFLRGAARVELASLEDPDFSRLLESARFGTAAVRRLISQSIAVLTALLGLAAAGGVLLTLDPVLMPMLILIAAPKGWGAVRSARRRYGSMMAWLQHHRASAILAQLITQPHSAPEVRVHAIGPFILGHYTAMAEASEQEQNRLARAAAGTSLLASALSGLAAAATFAVLGWLVHDGQMALAVAGTAVVGIRTGAADITSLVRTANGLYEEALFVADLERLQRESERRAIPTGGTDLPHRPETITLEGVGFTYPGRTNPALSDVTLQIPRGQVVALVGDNGSGKSTLVKILCGLYLPDTGRIRWDGTDTARADRDQLFSSIAVLEQDFQRWPFTLRANVLVGRPEHGDDPALLKRAADYAELHPIVEAQTNGWDTLAARGFQGGVQLSGGQWQRVGMARTHHRATTHGPGGRPTHLVIADEPTSALDAQSEVAAFARIRELADQGLTVILITHRLAATADADLIYVLHQGRLAEQGSHAELMADPDGRYRASYLLQAAQYATTVPQQRDADRAHNEPAPEPA, from the coding sequence TTGAAGACCCGCCCGACCAAGCCCCCGGCCGACGAGAGCGTCTCCGACAGCGAGCAGTTCCTGTTCGGCGGCCGTCTGCGCTACGACTACGGCTTCACCCACCACGAGCAGACCATGCTCAAGATCGACTTTCTCACAGTCGCCCGCCAGATCCCCCGCCTGCTCCGCACCGCCCTGCGCCTGGCCTGGCAGGCCGACCGGACCGCCCTGGTGGTCATCGCCGTCGCCGAGATCGGCCGAGCCCTGGCCGCAGCCTTCGGCCTGCTCGCCACCAGCCGCGCCCTCGCCTCCCTCTTCGCCTCCGGCAGCGCCGACCAGCTGCTGCGAGCGGCACTCCCCGCCGCGCTCGCCGTCGGCGGCGCCTCCGCCCTCTCCGCGCTCCTGGGCATCGCCTCCTCCTGGGCGGGCGGCCGGCTGGAGCCCAAGACCGAACGCGCCGCCACCGTCGCCTTCCTGCGCGGTGCGGCCCGCGTGGAGCTGGCCTCCCTGGAGGACCCGGACTTCAGCAGGCTGCTGGAGTCCGCCCGGTTCGGCACCGCGGCGGTGCGGCGCCTCATCAGCCAGAGCATCGCCGTCCTCACCGCCCTGCTCGGCCTGGCCGCCGCCGGCGGGGTTCTGCTGACCCTCGACCCGGTGCTCATGCCCATGCTGATCTTGATCGCAGCTCCGAAAGGATGGGGCGCTGTACGCTCGGCCCGCCGCCGCTACGGCTCGATGATGGCCTGGCTCCAGCACCACCGGGCCTCCGCCATCCTCGCCCAGCTGATCACCCAGCCGCACTCCGCACCCGAGGTCCGCGTCCACGCCATCGGCCCGTTCATCCTCGGCCACTACACCGCGATGGCCGAGGCCTCCGAACAGGAGCAGAACCGCCTCGCACGCGCCGCCGCCGGCACCTCCCTGCTCGCCTCCGCCCTCTCCGGGCTGGCCGCCGCCGCGACCTTCGCCGTCCTGGGCTGGCTCGTCCACGACGGGCAGATGGCCCTCGCCGTCGCCGGGACCGCGGTCGTCGGTATCCGCACCGGAGCCGCCGACATCACCTCCCTCGTGCGCACCGCGAACGGACTGTACGAGGAGGCCCTGTTCGTCGCCGACCTGGAGCGTCTCCAGCGCGAGTCCGAGCGCCGCGCCATCCCCACCGGCGGCACCGACCTCCCGCACCGCCCGGAGACCATCACCCTGGAAGGCGTCGGCTTCACCTACCCCGGCCGCACGAACCCGGCCCTGTCCGACGTCACCCTGCAGATCCCGCGCGGACAGGTCGTCGCCCTGGTCGGGGACAACGGCTCCGGCAAGTCCACCCTCGTCAAGATCCTCTGCGGCCTCTACCTCCCGGACACCGGCCGCATCCGCTGGGACGGCACCGACACCGCCCGAGCCGACCGCGACCAGCTGTTCTCCTCCATCGCCGTCCTCGAACAGGACTTCCAGCGCTGGCCGTTCACCCTGCGCGCCAACGTCCTGGTCGGCCGCCCCGAGCACGGCGACGACCCCGCCCTCCTCAAGCGCGCCGCCGACTACGCCGAGCTGCACCCCATCGTCGAGGCCCAGACCAACGGCTGGGACACCCTCGCCGCCCGCGGCTTCCAGGGCGGCGTCCAGCTCTCCGGCGGGCAGTGGCAGCGCGTCGGCATGGCCCGCACCCACCACCGCGCCACCACCCACGGCCCCGGCGGGCGACCCACCCACCTCGTCATCGCCGACGAGCCGACCTCCGCCCTCGACGCCCAGTCCGAGGTGGCCGCCTTCGCCCGCATCCGCGAACTCGCCGACCAGGGCCTCACCGTCATCCTGATCACCCACCGGCTCGCCGCCACCGCCGACGCCGACCTCATCTACGTCCTCCACCAGGGCCGGCTCGCCGAACAGGGCAGCCACGCCGAGCTGATGGCCGACCCCGACGGCCGGTACCGGGCCTCCTACCTCCTCCAGGCCGCCCAGTACGCCACCACCGTCCCCCAGCAGCGCGACGCCGACCGGGCCCACAACGAGCCGGCCCCGGAACCTGCCTGA
- a CDS encoding NUDIX domain-containing protein encodes MQSLRQAVCVIVHDEKASKVACVHYANDSWSTVPAWTVPGGKVEEGERLDEAAARELHEESGLVVAPEDLRLVHTIQVKAGWDGKGPFLLSVFAATSWRGELTNTEPDKHLAVLWMDASALPTPMFPTSHAALTAYLAGDGRGSPPTAGTPRRTCAPWSGPEMPGRHRRPPTGEQAALPADIDLRLLAITQGRTVTEEGVATLPGSAHAYAYRTLYRPDGSAERLLERLAPGPLRPPGLRPTD; translated from the coding sequence GTGCAGTCCCTGCGTCAGGCCGTGTGCGTCATCGTCCACGACGAGAAGGCGAGCAAGGTCGCCTGCGTCCACTACGCCAACGATTCCTGGTCCACGGTGCCCGCCTGGACCGTCCCCGGTGGCAAGGTCGAGGAGGGCGAGCGTCTGGACGAGGCCGCCGCCCGCGAGCTGCACGAGGAGTCGGGCCTGGTCGTCGCCCCCGAGGACCTGCGGCTGGTCCACACCATCCAGGTCAAGGCCGGGTGGGACGGCAAGGGCCCGTTCCTGCTCTCGGTCTTCGCCGCGACCTCGTGGCGGGGCGAGCTGACGAACACCGAGCCGGACAAGCACCTCGCCGTCCTGTGGATGGACGCCTCCGCGCTGCCCACCCCGATGTTCCCCACCTCGCACGCCGCCCTCACCGCCTACCTCGCCGGCGACGGGCGGGGTTCTCCACCTACGGCTGGGACGCCTCGGAGGACCTGCGCGCCCTGGTCGGGGCCTGAGATGCCCGGCCGCCACCGCCGCCCGCCCACCGGCGAGCAGGCGGCCCTGCCCGCGGACATCGACCTGCGGCTGCTCGCCATCACCCAGGGTCGCACCGTCACCGAGGAAGGCGTCGCCACGCTCCCCGGCTCCGCGCACGCGTACGCCTACCGCACGCTCTACCGGCCCGACGGCAGCGCGGAGAGGCTGCTGGAGCGCCTGGCTCCCGGCCCGCTGCGCCCGCCCGGCCTGCGCCCCACCGACTGA
- a CDS encoding class I SAM-dependent methyltransferase: protein MSAADHWNDHYKQGKGFRPVAELEVDLLTEHLGPGNGRRALDVGCGTGEYSAALHDLGFQVTGVDFSEVAVATAQDRQGERDGLDFRLLDVDRGGLDMLPAGEFDLITCRLFLPFADLVPTVACARRLLVPGGRLLVTTPLAERQRAGWESIGLRSASLDLLRAFGWSAMTEYPLDDLLCLLLTTHFALERTSR from the coding sequence GTGTCCGCCGCAGACCACTGGAACGACCACTACAAGCAGGGGAAAGGATTTCGTCCCGTCGCCGAGCTGGAGGTCGACCTGCTCACCGAGCATCTCGGCCCCGGCAACGGCCGCCGGGCGCTCGACGTGGGCTGCGGCACCGGCGAATACTCCGCCGCCCTCCACGATCTGGGCTTCCAGGTCACGGGCGTCGACTTCTCCGAGGTAGCCGTCGCCACCGCCCAGGACCGGCAGGGAGAGCGCGACGGGCTCGACTTCCGGCTCCTCGACGTGGACCGCGGGGGCCTGGACATGCTCCCGGCCGGCGAGTTCGACCTGATCACCTGTCGGCTGTTCCTCCCGTTCGCCGACCTCGTGCCGACCGTCGCCTGCGCCCGTCGCCTCCTCGTCCCCGGCGGCCGACTGCTCGTCACTACCCCGCTCGCCGAACGCCAACGCGCCGGCTGGGAATCGATCGGTCTGCGCTCGGCCAGTCTCGACCTGCTGCGCGCCTTCGGCTGGAGCGCCATGACCGAGTACCCGCTCGACGACCTGCTCTGCCTCCTGCTGACCACCCACTTCGCCCTGGAGAGGACCAGCCGATGA
- a CDS encoding phosphotransferase family protein, producing the protein MSAPDMPADVNRLLRATAEDYELLGARSLDRAGQPVVWEVLGAAGRRLFAKRHKNALMHQREAAAYRLLAPGLGSGRAPALLAEDTRSLLVVTSALPGTPVISTDLTAAEEQEVYRQAGHLAAVIHAQPTAGAPVGEYLPWDQERERALARAREARLPEEDITVLAEATRHEPPRTALAYCHGDFGPRNWIVRREGDRLLLGVIDFERSHVEAPARRDLMRLTLQLTPRRPDLRAAFTTGYGRELTPQERAACRAWAAIDCPAALRWAMGHHRDEEVLGYARTVLDLLRHPNPVA; encoded by the coding sequence GTGAGCGCCCCCGACATGCCAGCCGACGTCAACCGGCTGCTGCGCGCGACGGCAGAGGACTACGAGCTGCTGGGCGCGCGCTCCCTCGATCGCGCCGGCCAGCCGGTCGTCTGGGAGGTCCTCGGTGCCGCCGGGCGCAGGCTGTTCGCCAAGCGCCACAAGAACGCGCTCATGCACCAGCGAGAAGCCGCCGCCTACCGTCTCCTCGCACCAGGGCTCGGCAGCGGCCGGGCACCGGCCCTGCTTGCCGAGGACACCCGGTCGCTGCTCGTCGTCACCTCCGCGCTGCCCGGCACCCCGGTCATCAGCACCGACCTCACCGCCGCCGAGGAGCAGGAGGTGTACCGGCAGGCCGGGCACCTCGCCGCGGTCATCCACGCGCAGCCGACGGCCGGCGCTCCCGTCGGCGAGTACCTGCCCTGGGACCAGGAGCGCGAACGCGCGCTGGCCCGCGCCCGGGAGGCGCGCCTCCCGGAGGAGGACATCACCGTCTTGGCCGAGGCGACCCGCCACGAACCCCCGCGCACGGCGCTCGCCTACTGCCACGGCGACTTCGGCCCTCGGAACTGGATCGTGCGCCGCGAGGGCGACCGGCTGCTGCTCGGGGTCATCGACTTCGAGCGCAGCCACGTCGAAGCGCCCGCGCGCCGCGACCTGATGCGCCTCACGCTCCAGCTCACCCCCCGTCGCCCCGACCTGCGAGCCGCATTCACCACCGGATACGGGCGCGAACTCACGCCGCAGGAGCGGGCGGCGTGCCGGGCGTGGGCCGCGATCGACTGCCCCGCCGCGCTGCGCTGGGCCATGGGCCACCACCGGGACGAGGAGGTCCTCGGCTACGCCCGCACCGTCCTCGACCTGCTGCGCCACCCGAACCCCGTTGCGTGA
- a CDS encoding HIT family protein codes for MTAFDLDAYNERARNGPCFICSMLAGAPGYQHRIVLDDGLHVAFLDRYPTLHGKVLVAPRTHVEDTIGDFTEDQYLTLQRVVHRVATALTATVPTERVYVLSLGSQQGNAHVHWHIAALPPNTPYEQQQFHALMTEDAGVLPDDPEQADRLAADLRARLNGGT; via the coding sequence GTGACCGCCTTCGACCTCGACGCCTACAACGAGCGGGCCCGCAACGGGCCGTGCTTCATCTGCTCAATGCTCGCCGGCGCCCCCGGCTACCAGCACCGGATCGTCCTGGACGACGGCCTCCACGTCGCCTTCCTCGACCGTTACCCCACCCTGCACGGCAAGGTCCTGGTCGCCCCGCGCACCCACGTCGAGGACACCATCGGCGACTTCACCGAGGACCAGTACCTCACCCTGCAACGCGTGGTCCACCGCGTCGCCACCGCGCTCACGGCGACCGTTCCGACCGAGCGCGTGTACGTGCTGAGCCTCGGCAGCCAGCAGGGCAACGCCCACGTCCACTGGCACATCGCCGCCCTCCCGCCCAACACCCCCTACGAGCAGCAGCAGTTCCACGCCCTGATGACCGAAGACGCCGGGGTACTGCCCGACGACCCCGAGCAGGCCGACCGCCTCGCCGCCGACCTGCGCGCCCGCCTCAACGGAGGAACCTGA
- a CDS encoding NUDIX hydrolase: MAFVPPKQFVPTLPHGVSYAGVFFTDRRDRPLLLTSVHHPGEYQYPGGLLDPGEDPWRCALRETGEEIGFVPASLDDAPRLLLLSFTPPEPPWPWKIGVTFDGGRLTDEEIERITLDPAEHSGHAVRTVEDWSTIVTPRRLRTLRVSLCARRTGRAEYLVSEPRVPGENG; the protein is encoded by the coding sequence GTGGCCTTCGTCCCGCCCAAGCAATTCGTCCCCACCCTGCCGCACGGCGTCTCCTACGCCGGCGTGTTCTTCACCGACCGCCGGGACCGGCCGCTGCTGCTCACCTCGGTCCATCACCCGGGCGAGTACCAGTACCCCGGAGGACTTCTGGACCCGGGTGAGGACCCGTGGAGGTGCGCACTGCGGGAGACCGGCGAGGAGATCGGCTTCGTCCCCGCCTCTCTGGACGACGCGCCCCGTCTCCTGCTGCTCTCCTTCACCCCGCCCGAGCCGCCGTGGCCGTGGAAGATCGGTGTCACCTTCGACGGCGGCCGGCTCACCGACGAGGAGATCGAGCGGATCACCCTCGACCCCGCCGAGCACAGCGGCCACGCGGTGCGCACCGTCGAGGACTGGTCGACCATCGTCACCCCGCGCCGGCTGCGCACGCTGCGCGTCTCGCTCTGCGCCCGCCGTACCGGCCGCGCCGAGTACCTCGTCTCCGAGCCCCGGGTGCCGGGCGAGAACGGATGA
- a CDS encoding NUDIX hydrolase, with product MNTPEHTRCPTVTASRTAGADPITLVVGVHLVLTDTGSVLLGRRRNTSYANGLWHLPAGHMLAGEPVTGSMCREANEELGIHVREEDLVLVHTLHHLDPDDGRSRLQLFFRPTRYDGHVRNAEPHKCEDLRWWPLDSLPDDTVPYTAHALAEITRGSTLSTVGWTP from the coding sequence GTGAACACACCCGAGCACACCCGGTGCCCCACCGTCACCGCGTCCCGGACAGCCGGAGCGGATCCGATCACCCTGGTCGTCGGCGTCCACCTCGTCCTGACCGACACCGGCAGCGTGCTGCTCGGCCGGCGCCGCAACACCAGCTACGCGAACGGCCTGTGGCACCTGCCGGCCGGGCACATGCTCGCGGGCGAACCGGTGACGGGCTCGATGTGCCGCGAGGCCAACGAGGAACTGGGCATCCATGTGCGCGAGGAGGACCTCGTCCTCGTCCACACGTTGCACCACCTCGACCCGGACGACGGTCGCAGTCGTCTCCAGCTGTTCTTCCGCCCCACCCGCTACGACGGCCACGTGCGCAACGCGGAGCCGCACAAGTGCGAGGACCTGCGTTGGTGGCCGCTCGACTCGCTGCCGGACGACACCGTCCCCTACACCGCCCACGCGCTCGCCGAGATCACCCGCGGCAGCACCCTGTCCACCGTCGGGTGGACCCCGTGA